The following proteins are encoded in a genomic region of Phycisphaerae bacterium:
- the ccsA gene encoding cytochrome c biogenesis protein CcsA, translating to MNVQVAPAPTQPPRRHPLVRLLSSIWLGVALLSLILIYSSVVSAYAPVRWALEVTEMQAFRHWLFALLVALFTLSLAAATFCRMHWRWINAGALVAHLGLLLLVGGAWAYFGTKIEGEVLLRAPAIQIRATIGGRSAIIDQFRASTGATWSSTLATGTDPITIHVVETTPDGVQPVAAAKLHVHVGDAPPRVVAVGAGADDWQPLTETLSAHLATYAAQNGFYDDETPVLHLRNLTTGAATTAVIARLPIHRERYLPDEGVLRDARGTEIPSYRTRPAIKLLGLSIPTGWFEPWRMPIDVPAEGLPFTIRITGYVPYVVELQPHKSPDGKSRMLPTLEVRETRQQGISPRAASALRLQITGTGDYAGWTDTQWCPFSSYVEVNAHPITIQAPDGRSAWEVLYTRARHNLGATIAASRVSATYFPGQRGIESYRSDVYVQTGDAAPRAATVSTNQTLAIGHWTLFQSGFDFQNHWEYTVLGVGNQIGIWPMNIGWIIVTLGCLFAFYVKPALLRRMKGAALPVLLIGLCVFIPACRKPVEPFEASKTAITLDQKVDWTNARLIVVQDGGRYKTLDSFARESFAAMTGKEHLPGLTPAASLLEWLFHRDAYVDTPLLRVKEIGLRALLTTHMTEEKRRRILAKPHFTPRELADPAVETALRSVEPKPLMRKAANRVRTAQALAANLERIITLVPQPGGDAVAPWFVPQQVLANLADDQLAQLGLARGAQRPLPGVTPEQALAVTVAWSSLRAAWLEGDTAGVQKYLDRLSVLLPTLAGPGVYPAQGQRMAEVRYYALGKFTGGWLLYFVAFLVSILALVTRWRVPWVLTLILLAAGLTWHAYGLGLRWYILGRVPVANVFEAVVASAWLGIVTAVLLELWLKPRILLVAASATGFLALVAAGYVLPGGELSTIPGILDHIQLRIHTVLISFSYALIFLAAVIAVAYLIGYYSVRYGQATGASAVPVGPDGGMLDVSRQRPLLAGATPGDEGRGANLPAWLNNIDWSHLIILNLVFVMLFVGGVIMGAIWANESWGRPWGWDPKEVFALNTWIIYAILIHIRFVVRNRGLWTAWLSIAGCIMMAFNWFFVNFFINSIHSYA from the coding sequence ATGAATGTCCAAGTCGCGCCGGCACCCACGCAGCCTCCGCGCCGCCATCCGCTTGTGCGCTTGTTGTCGAGCATCTGGCTGGGTGTCGCGCTGCTGAGCCTGATTCTCATCTACAGTTCGGTCGTGTCGGCCTACGCGCCGGTTCGCTGGGCGCTGGAAGTCACGGAGATGCAGGCATTCCGACACTGGCTGTTCGCCCTGCTGGTCGCGCTGTTCACGCTGTCGCTTGCGGCCGCCACGTTCTGCCGCATGCACTGGCGCTGGATCAACGCCGGCGCGCTGGTCGCGCACCTGGGCCTCCTGCTGCTCGTCGGCGGGGCGTGGGCCTACTTCGGGACGAAGATCGAGGGCGAAGTCCTGCTGCGCGCCCCGGCGATCCAGATTCGCGCCACCATCGGCGGACGCAGCGCCATCATCGATCAGTTTCGCGCGTCCACCGGTGCGACATGGTCGAGCACGCTGGCGACGGGCACGGACCCCATCACGATCCACGTGGTCGAGACGACACCCGACGGCGTGCAGCCCGTCGCCGCGGCGAAGCTCCACGTGCACGTCGGCGACGCGCCCCCGCGCGTCGTCGCGGTGGGAGCCGGTGCTGACGACTGGCAGCCGCTCACCGAGACGCTGAGCGCGCACCTGGCGACGTATGCCGCCCAGAACGGCTTCTACGACGATGAAACGCCCGTGCTGCACCTGCGGAACCTGACCACGGGAGCCGCGACCACCGCCGTCATCGCGCGGCTGCCGATTCATCGCGAGCGCTACCTGCCGGACGAGGGCGTGCTGAGGGATGCACGCGGCACGGAAATCCCCTCGTACCGCACGCGCCCGGCGATCAAATTGCTCGGCTTGAGCATCCCGACCGGCTGGTTCGAGCCGTGGCGCATGCCGATTGACGTGCCGGCGGAAGGGCTGCCCTTCACGATCCGCATCACCGGCTATGTGCCGTACGTCGTCGAACTGCAGCCGCACAAGTCGCCGGATGGCAAGTCGCGTATGCTGCCGACCCTGGAGGTGCGCGAGACGCGCCAGCAAGGCATCTCGCCGCGGGCGGCGTCGGCCCTCCGTCTGCAAATCACGGGGACCGGCGATTACGCCGGCTGGACCGATACGCAATGGTGCCCGTTCAGCTCGTACGTGGAGGTGAACGCGCATCCGATCACGATCCAGGCGCCGGACGGCCGGTCGGCGTGGGAGGTGCTGTATACACGCGCGCGGCACAACCTGGGGGCCACCATCGCCGCCAGCCGGGTCAGCGCGACGTATTTCCCCGGCCAGCGTGGCATCGAGTCGTACCGCAGCGATGTCTACGTGCAGACCGGCGACGCCGCGCCACGGGCCGCGACCGTGTCCACGAACCAGACGCTGGCGATCGGCCACTGGACGTTGTTCCAGAGCGGCTTCGATTTCCAGAATCACTGGGAGTACACGGTCCTTGGCGTCGGCAACCAGATCGGCATCTGGCCGATGAACATCGGCTGGATCATCGTCACCCTCGGCTGCCTCTTCGCGTTCTACGTCAAGCCCGCCCTGCTCCGGCGGATGAAAGGCGCGGCGCTGCCCGTGCTGCTGATCGGGCTGTGCGTGTTCATCCCCGCCTGTCGCAAGCCGGTTGAGCCGTTCGAGGCGTCGAAGACAGCGATCACGCTCGACCAGAAGGTGGATTGGACCAACGCGCGCCTCATCGTGGTGCAGGACGGCGGACGGTACAAGACGCTCGACTCGTTCGCCCGCGAGTCCTTCGCCGCCATGACCGGCAAGGAGCACCTGCCCGGGCTGACGCCGGCCGCCTCACTGCTCGAATGGCTGTTCCATCGCGACGCGTACGTGGATACGCCGCTGCTGCGTGTGAAGGAGATCGGCCTGCGTGCCCTCCTCACCACGCACATGACCGAGGAGAAGCGGCGGCGCATCCTCGCAAAGCCGCATTTCACGCCACGCGAGCTGGCCGACCCCGCGGTTGAGACCGCGCTGCGCAGCGTGGAGCCGAAGCCGCTCATGCGCAAGGCGGCGAACCGCGTGCGAACGGCGCAGGCGCTGGCGGCCAATCTCGAACGCATCATCACGCTCGTCCCACAGCCGGGCGGCGACGCCGTCGCGCCCTGGTTCGTACCGCAGCAGGTGCTGGCCAACCTGGCCGATGACCAGCTGGCGCAGCTCGGGCTGGCGCGCGGCGCCCAGCGACCGCTGCCGGGTGTCACGCCCGAGCAGGCGCTCGCCGTGACGGTGGCCTGGTCGTCGTTACGCGCCGCGTGGCTCGAGGGCGACACGGCAGGCGTGCAGAAATATCTCGATCGCCTGAGCGTTCTGCTGCCCACCTTGGCCGGCCCCGGCGTGTATCCCGCCCAAGGGCAACGGATGGCGGAAGTGCGCTACTACGCGCTCGGCAAATTCACTGGCGGCTGGCTACTGTATTTCGTGGCATTCCTGGTAAGCATCCTGGCACTGGTGACGCGCTGGCGCGTGCCGTGGGTGCTGACGCTGATCCTGCTGGCCGCCGGGCTGACGTGGCACGCATACGGCCTCGGGCTACGCTGGTACATCCTCGGGCGCGTGCCGGTGGCGAACGTGTTTGAAGCCGTGGTTGCCTCGGCGTGGCTGGGCATTGTGACGGCGGTGCTGCTCGAATTGTGGCTGAAGCCGCGGATTCTGCTGGTGGCGGCGAGCGCGACGGGTTTTCTCGCGCTGGTGGCTGCTGGCTACGTGCTGCCGGGCGGCGAGTTGAGCACGATCCCCGGCATTCTCGATCACATCCAGCTCCGTATTCACACCGTCCTCATCAGCTTCTCATACGCCCTGATCTTCCTGGCAGCGGTGATCGCGGTGGCGTATCTCATCGGCTACTACTCGGTGCGCTATGGACAGGCAACGGGGGCGAGTGCGGTGCCGGTCGGACCGGATGGCGGCATGCTCGACGTGAGTCGTCAGCGACCGTTGTTGGCGGGTGCAACACCCGGCGACGAGGGGCGCGGCGCGAATCTGCCGGCGTGGCTCAACAACATCGACTGGAGCCACCTCATCATCCTGAACCTCGTGTTCGTGATGTTGTTCGTCGGCGGCGTCATCATGGGGGCGATCTGGGCAAACGAGTCGTGGGGCCGACCGTGGGGCTGGGACCCGAAAGAGGTCTTCGCCCTGAACACGTGGATCATCTACGCGATCCTCATCCACATTCGCTTCGTCGTCCGCAACCGCGGCCTGTGGACGGCCTGGCTCTCCATCGCCGGCTGCATCATGATGGCGTTCAACTGGTTCTTCGTGAACTTCTTCATCAACAGCATTCACAGCTATGCGTAG
- a CDS encoding HAMP domain-containing histidine kinase — translation MPSEAIELLAIRTPAPHEPHRAGALVVLMRLNWFVRLRWVFVVGALALLLLERVSTPNAQRPWPLWAAVLAVAGINVVWGLVFRLLRRGLHDEDRPHAQAVRSGQRFANAQIAVDLLLLSTILHFAGGVENPMAVFYLFHVAISGLLLTGWQALLQSCWALLLYAAVALGEWSGVLPHYAFLPLLGTTGLHRAAGFVLVMLGVVAFGVLGTLYFTLRIAELLDRNDALLHAANTALERSRQALEDLQQRRARFMQTATHQLKNPLAIAQTLADLVRDGIVTDEAGIRATCEKIARRAAEGLAQVTELLTLARVQQADPRQQRASRVDVVQAVTDLCRQFRPLAQPKGIDLTCWTPRDRELHVRLDPQDFRDCIGNLIENAIKYTPGPGRVRVAVTARPSTGSAESVAIHVSDSGMGFDPQLLRAQGGTLGEEPVFDAFRRGPNALAAGIPGTGLGLTIVREVVEQAGGRIWLVTRPGAGSSFTVTLPAAAAPAEPSLARDTRATEVVLELPPDETPGQSGPA, via the coding sequence ATGCCCAGCGAAGCCATCGAACTGCTCGCGATCCGGACGCCCGCGCCGCATGAGCCACACCGGGCCGGAGCTCTCGTCGTGCTCATGCGGCTGAACTGGTTCGTGCGGCTGCGCTGGGTGTTCGTCGTGGGCGCGCTTGCCTTGCTCTTGCTCGAGCGCGTGTCCACGCCGAACGCCCAGCGTCCCTGGCCGCTGTGGGCGGCCGTGCTGGCCGTGGCCGGGATCAACGTGGTCTGGGGGCTGGTGTTCCGGCTGTTGCGGCGCGGGCTGCACGACGAGGATCGGCCGCACGCACAGGCGGTGCGCAGCGGGCAGCGCTTCGCCAACGCGCAGATTGCCGTCGACCTCCTCTTGCTCAGCACGATCCTGCATTTCGCCGGCGGCGTCGAGAATCCGATGGCTGTGTTCTACCTGTTCCACGTCGCGATCAGCGGCCTGCTGCTCACCGGTTGGCAGGCCCTGCTGCAGAGCTGCTGGGCGCTGCTGCTGTACGCGGCCGTCGCACTCGGCGAGTGGAGCGGCGTGCTGCCGCACTACGCGTTCCTGCCGCTGCTGGGGACGACCGGCTTGCATCGCGCGGCGGGTTTCGTGCTGGTCATGCTGGGCGTCGTGGCGTTCGGCGTGCTCGGCACGCTGTATTTCACGCTGCGGATCGCCGAGCTGCTGGATCGCAATGATGCCCTGCTGCACGCCGCAAACACGGCCCTGGAGCGCTCGCGACAGGCGCTTGAGGACCTCCAGCAACGCCGCGCCCGCTTCATGCAGACCGCGACTCACCAGCTTAAGAACCCGCTGGCGATCGCCCAGACGCTGGCCGACCTGGTGCGCGATGGGATCGTCACCGATGAGGCCGGCATTCGCGCTACCTGTGAGAAGATCGCCCGCCGGGCGGCCGAGGGCCTTGCGCAGGTCACGGAGCTGCTGACGCTGGCCCGCGTGCAGCAGGCCGACCCGCGCCAGCAGCGCGCGAGCCGCGTGGATGTGGTGCAGGCGGTGACCGACCTGTGCCGCCAGTTTCGACCGCTGGCCCAACCGAAGGGGATCGACCTGACGTGCTGGACGCCGCGTGACCGGGAGCTGCACGTCCGCCTCGACCCACAGGATTTCCGCGACTGCATCGGCAACCTGATCGAGAATGCCATCAAGTACACGCCCGGCCCGGGGCGCGTGCGCGTGGCGGTGACCGCTCGACCGTCGACCGGGTCGGCCGAGTCGGTAGCGATTCACGTCAGCGATTCGGGGATGGGTTTTGACCCGCAATTGCTGCGCGCCCAGGGGGGGACGCTCGGTGAAGAGCCGGTCTTCGACGCCTTCCGGCGCGGGCCGAACGCGCTCGCGGCCGGCATCCCCGGCACCGGCCTGGGCCTGACGATCGTGCGGGAGGTGGTCGAGCAGGCCGGCGGGCGGATCTGGCTGGTCACGCGGCCCGGGGCTGGTTCAAGCTTCACCGTGACGCTGCCTGCCGCGGCCGCGCCCGCGGAGCCGTCCCTGGCGCGCGACACGCGGGCCACGGAGGTGGTTCTGGAACTGCCGCCCGATGAGACGCCCGGGCAGAGTGGTCCTGCATGA